The DNA segment TTTGAATAAGTTTTTCTAAGAATCACTTGGTAAAGGAGTGGATTATGTGTTAAAAGGCAAGAATGCTATAGTAACAGGAGCTAGCAGAGGAATAGGAAGAGCAATAGCTTTAAAGCTGGCTGAAAAAGGAGTTAATATAGTTATAAATTATAGAAGTAATAAAGAAAAAGCGGAAGAGTTAGTAAAAGAAATAGAAGCCAAAGGAGTAAAGGCTTTAGCTATAGAAGGAGATGTGAGCATTTTTTCAGAGGCAGAAAGTATGGTAAATACAGCTTTTGAACAGTTGGGTTCAGTAGATATTCTTGTAAATAATGCAGGAATAACTAAGGATACTTTAATACTTAGAATGAAGGAAGAAGAGTTTGATAAAGTAATAGAAGTAAATCTTAAAGGGGCTTTTAACTGTTTAAAACATGCCAGCAAGATAATGATGAAGCAAAGAAGTGGAAAAATAATAAACATATCCTCTGTAGTTGGTCTTGTGGGAAATCAAGGACAAATAAACTATGCAGCAGCTAAAGCAGGAATTATAGGTATGACTAAATCTGCGGCTAAGGAACTAGCTTCAAGAGGCATAAATGTAAATGCAGTGGCTCCAGGGTTTATAAGCACAGATATGACAGCGGTATTATCTGAAAAGGTTAAAGAAGGAGCTGTAAATACTATTCCACTAAAGAGATTAGGAAATCCAGAAGATGTAGCTAATGCAGTGACATTTTTAGCTAGTGATGAGGCAGAGTATATAACAGGTCAGGTTATAAATGTAGATGGCGGAATGGTTATGTAGAATTTAAAGTAGACAGTTTATATAGAAAAAACGGTGTCAAAACATATAAGGGAATTTTAACAAATTAAGAATTAAGAATTGAGAATCAAGAATAGAGGGATGATAAGTTATGAAGAGAGCAGTAGTTGTTACAGGAGTAGGAGCAATTACTCCTGTAGGTAATGATGTAGATACATTTTGGAATAATATAAAAAATGGAGTGTCAGGAATAGATTTTATAAAGGGATTTGATGCTAGTGATCAAAAGGTAAAGGTTGCAGCAGAAGTTAAAGATTTTGATCCTAAAGATTACATGGATAGAAGAGAAGCTAAGAGAATGGATAGATATTGTCAGCTAGCTATGGTAGCTGCAGAAGAGGCAGTAAAGGATTCAGGATTAGATTTAGAAAAAGTAAATAAGGAAAGAGTCGGGGTTTTAGTAGGTTCAGGAGTAGGTGGAATACTTACATTGGAAGGGGAGCATAAAAAGCTTTTAGAAAAAGGACCTTCTAGGGTGTCACCTTTTATGATACCTATGTTAATAGGAAATATGGCTGCAGGAAATATAGCTATAAAATTTGGAGCTAAAGGTCCATGCACTACTGTAGTTACAGCTTGTGCCACAGGTACTAATGCCATAGGAGATGCTTTCAGACTTATAGAGCATGGCTATGCGGATGTAGTAATAGCAGGGGGAAGTGAAGGGTCCATAACGCCTCTTACAGTGGCAGGTTTTGCGTCACTTACTGCTCTAAGTAAAAGTGAAGATCCTAAGAGAGCATCTATTCCTTTTGATAAAGAGAGAGATGGATTTGTAATTGGTGAGGGAGCTGGAATTGTTGTATTGGAATCACTAGAGCATGCTAAAAATAGAGGTGCTAAAATATACGCTGAAATGAAAGGTTATAGTATGACTTGTGATGCATATCATATAACTTCACCAGCACCAGATGGAGAAGGTGGCGCTAGAGCTATGAAGCTTGCTATAGAAGATGCAGGAATAAGAGAAGAGGACATAGATTATATAAATGCTCATGGAACAAGTACACCATATAATGATAAATTTGAAACAGCAGCTATAAAGAATGTATTTAAAGAGAGGGCTTATAATATACCTGTAAGTTCAACAAAATCTATGACAGGACACCTTTTAGGCGCTGCAGGTGCAGTAGAAGCTATAATTTGCATAAAGGCTGTACAAGAGGGATTTATACCTCCAACTGTGGGCTACAAGGTAAAAGATGAAGAATGTGATCTTGATTATGTTCCTAATGTAGGAAGAAAAGAAGATATAACTTATGCATTATCCAATTCACTTGGATTTGGAGGTCATAATGCAACTATAATAATAAAGAAATGGGATGACAAATAGTATGAATTACAAAGAAATATGTGATTTGATAAATACTGTTAGTGAGTCAAAGCTTACTTCTTTTGAAATAGAGATAGATGGAATACATCTAAAAATGGGTAAAGAAGAAAAGGTATTAGTAGAAGAAAATAATTCTAAGTTAATATCACATAATATATCAGCAAACAATAAAAAAGAAAATTCTTTTAAGAAGGAAGTTGCATTAGAAAGGGAAGTTCAGGTAGAAACAGAGAAAGAATTAAAACAGCAGGATGATAAAAATATAGATATTGTTAAATCACCTATAGTAGGTACTTTTTATGCAGCACCATCTCCAGATAAGGATGACTTTGTAAATATAGGTTCAGTGGTTAAAAAGGGAGAAACACTATGTATAATAGAGGCTATGAAGCTTATGAATGATATAGAAGCGGAAGTAGATGGGGAAATAGTGGATATTCTTGTGAAAAATGAAGACATGGTAGAATATGGTCAACCACTTTTTAAAATAAGAAAAAGGTAATATAAAATCCTCAGTCCTAAGGGATACTCTAAGGATTGAGGATTAAAAGTATTAAATAAACTAAATCTACCCAAGGTAATAAATTTATTAAGTAAACTAAAAATACTAGATTAATTAAGAAATTATATTATTTATATAAAATCTTAAATTCATTCACTAACTATATTATTTGGAGGTAATAATTTATGGAAACTATAAGTAGGAGTCTTAATATAAAAGAAATAATGGAAATAATACCTCACAGATATCCATTTTTATTAGTGGATAAAATAGAAGAATTGGAACCAGGAATTAAAGCAGTAGGATATAAAAATGTCACCATGAATGAATATTTTTTTCAAGGACATTTTCCAGGTGAACCTGTTATGCCGGGAGTTTTAATAATAGAAGCATTGGCGCAGGTGGGAGCAGTAGCCCTTTTAAGTTTAGAAGAGTATAAAGGAAAGATAGGTTATTTCGGTGGAATAAATAAGGCTAGATTTAGAAGAAAAGTGGTACCGGGAGATGTACTTAAACTAGAAGTGGAAATAATAAAAAGAAAAGGCCCTATGGGAATAGGAAAAGCAGTAGCTACAGTAAATGGGGAAAAGGCAGCAGAAGGAGAGCTTACTTTTGCTATAGGCTAGTTTTAAGGTAGTCACTAGTCAACAATCACCAATCCCTAAATTGTAATTGCGTTACGGATTAGAATGAAGAATTATTAGTTATTTATTATAGATTAGATATTTAGAAATAAGGATTAGTGATTGGACATTAATAGAAAAGGTGAGGTGATTTAATTGTTTAGTAAGATATTAATTGCAAATAGAGGAGAAATTGCAGTTAGAATAATAAGGGCTTGTAGAGAGATGGGAATAGAGACTGTAGCGGTTTATTCACAAGCTGATAAGGATGCTCTTCATGTTCAATTAGCAGATGAGAAAGTTTGCATTGGACCAGCTAAATCTAAGGATAGTTATTTAAATATGGAAAATATAATAAGTGCCACAGTGCTTACAGGAGCAGAAGCTATACATCCAGGCTTTGGATTTTTATCAGAAAATAGCAAGTTTGCTCACATGTGCAAAGAGTGTAATATAGTATTTATAGGACCAGA comes from the Haloimpatiens massiliensis genome and includes:
- the fabG gene encoding 3-oxoacyl-[acyl-carrier-protein] reductase encodes the protein MLKGKNAIVTGASRGIGRAIALKLAEKGVNIVINYRSNKEKAEELVKEIEAKGVKALAIEGDVSIFSEAESMVNTAFEQLGSVDILVNNAGITKDTLILRMKEEEFDKVIEVNLKGAFNCLKHASKIMMKQRSGKIINISSVVGLVGNQGQINYAAAKAGIIGMTKSAAKELASRGINVNAVAPGFISTDMTAVLSEKVKEGAVNTIPLKRLGNPEDVANAVTFLASDEAEYITGQVINVDGGMVM
- the fabF gene encoding beta-ketoacyl-ACP synthase II, whose amino-acid sequence is MKRAVVVTGVGAITPVGNDVDTFWNNIKNGVSGIDFIKGFDASDQKVKVAAEVKDFDPKDYMDRREAKRMDRYCQLAMVAAEEAVKDSGLDLEKVNKERVGVLVGSGVGGILTLEGEHKKLLEKGPSRVSPFMIPMLIGNMAAGNIAIKFGAKGPCTTVVTACATGTNAIGDAFRLIEHGYADVVIAGGSEGSITPLTVAGFASLTALSKSEDPKRASIPFDKERDGFVIGEGAGIVVLESLEHAKNRGAKIYAEMKGYSMTCDAYHITSPAPDGEGGARAMKLAIEDAGIREEDIDYINAHGTSTPYNDKFETAAIKNVFKERAYNIPVSSTKSMTGHLLGAAGAVEAIICIKAVQEGFIPPTVGYKVKDEECDLDYVPNVGRKEDITYALSNSLGFGGHNATIIIKKWDDK
- the accB gene encoding acetyl-CoA carboxylase biotin carboxyl carrier protein codes for the protein MNYKEICDLINTVSESKLTSFEIEIDGIHLKMGKEEKVLVEENNSKLISHNISANNKKENSFKKEVALEREVQVETEKELKQQDDKNIDIVKSPIVGTFYAAPSPDKDDFVNIGSVVKKGETLCIIEAMKLMNDIEAEVDGEIVDILVKNEDMVEYGQPLFKIRKR
- the fabZ gene encoding 3-hydroxyacyl-ACP dehydratase FabZ, with the translated sequence METISRSLNIKEIMEIIPHRYPFLLVDKIEELEPGIKAVGYKNVTMNEYFFQGHFPGEPVMPGVLIIEALAQVGAVALLSLEEYKGKIGYFGGINKARFRRKVVPGDVLKLEVEIIKRKGPMGIGKAVATVNGEKAAEGELTFAIG